A single genomic interval of Chryseobacterium paludis harbors:
- a CDS encoding DUF962 domain-containing protein, giving the protein MSDRIKTYREFYQFYLTEHSKLGTRIFHFLGTLLIFGVIAYVISSGKERFLWYIPIFGYGFAWFSHAVIEKNKPATFKYPLWSLISDFRLFFELLTGKQKFVTK; this is encoded by the coding sequence ATGTCCGACAGAATAAAAACGTACAGAGAATTTTATCAGTTCTACCTTACTGAACACAGTAAACTGGGAACAAGAATTTTTCACTTTCTGGGAACACTCCTTATATTCGGAGTCATTGCTTATGTGATCAGCTCCGGTAAAGAAAGGTTCTTATGGTATATTCCTATTTTTGGATATGGATTCGCCTGGTTCAGTCATGCGGTAATTGAAAAAAATAAACCAGCTACTTTTAAATATCCTTTATGGTCATTAATTTCAGATTTCAGATTGTTTTTTGAATTGCTAACAGGAAAGCAGAAATTTGTAACAAAGTAA
- a CDS encoding SPFH domain-containing protein: MAYLGIIIFIGLVTLFASFFTVKQETAAIVERLGKFHSVRHAGLQLKIPYLDKISKRMNLRIQQLDVMIDTKTLDNVFVKMKISVQFQVIRSQVADAFYRLESPHDQITSYVFDVVRAEVPKLKLDDVFLKKDDIAVAVKAELQEAMQSYGYDIIKALVTDIDPDEQVKHAMNRINAAEREKTAAEYESEAQRIRIVAVAKAEAESKKLQGQGIADQRREIAKGLEESVRMLNNVDINSHEASALIVVTQHYDTLHSIGATNRSSLVLLPNSPTAASGMLNDLVVAMTTANAVGETTKGKYTPPPKDHEH; this comes from the coding sequence ATGGCATATTTAGGCATTATTATTTTCATTGGACTTGTTACCTTATTTGCGTCCTTTTTTACTGTAAAACAGGAAACAGCAGCTATTGTAGAGCGTTTGGGAAAATTTCATTCTGTTCGTCATGCAGGTTTGCAATTGAAAATACCTTATTTAGATAAGATCTCTAAAAGAATGAATCTTAGAATTCAGCAATTAGATGTTATGATCGATACAAAAACACTGGATAATGTTTTCGTGAAAATGAAGATTTCAGTTCAGTTCCAGGTGATCAGATCACAGGTAGCGGATGCTTTTTATCGTTTAGAAAGTCCACATGATCAAATTACTTCTTACGTTTTTGATGTGGTAAGAGCAGAAGTTCCAAAACTGAAGCTGGATGATGTTTTCCTGAAAAAAGATGATATTGCTGTTGCCGTGAAGGCGGAGCTTCAGGAAGCAATGCAGAGTTATGGCTATGATATTATTAAAGCTTTGGTAACAGATATCGATCCTGATGAACAGGTAAAACATGCGATGAACAGAATCAATGCTGCAGAAAGGGAAAAAACTGCTGCTGAATATGAATCAGAAGCACAAAGAATAAGAATCGTAGCCGTTGCAAAAGCAGAGGCAGAATCTAAAAAATTACAAGGACAGGGAATTGCAGATCAAAGAAGGGAAATTGCTAAAGGTCTTGAGGAATCTGTAAGAATGCTGAATAATGTAGATATCAATTCTCATGAAGCATCAGCACTGATTGTTGTTACGCAGCATTATGATACTTTACATTCAATAGGTGCGACAAATAGGAGCAGTTTGGTTTTGCTTCCTAATTCACCTACAGCAGCAAGTGGAATGCTTAACGATCTGGTGGTTGCCATGACTACAGCAAATGCAGTAGGTGAAACAACCAAAGGAAAGTATACACCACCCCCAAAAGATCATGAACACTAA
- a CDS encoding DUF4377 domain-containing protein translates to MKNMMTVLKGAFPVLAIAVLTQCTTSAKVSDGSEKTFIVGPQTADCTGVAPMKCLQVKEKASENWTNFYSNIEGFTYEPGYEYVLKVKTEKIANPPADGSSIKYTLINQVSKTKK, encoded by the coding sequence ATGAAAAATATGATGACCGTTTTAAAAGGCGCTTTTCCAGTATTGGCTATTGCTGTATTAACACAATGTACAACTTCTGCAAAAGTTTCTGACGGAAGTGAAAAGACTTTTATTGTAGGACCTCAAACCGCTGACTGCACAGGAGTAGCACCAATGAAGTGTCTTCAGGTTAAAGAAAAGGCTTCAGAAAACTGGACTAATTTCTACAGTAACATTGAAGGATTTACCTACGAACCAGGATATGAATATGTATTAAAAGTAAAAACTGAAAAAATAGCAAATCCGCCTGCCGATGGATCTTCTATCAAATATACTTTGATAAATCAGGTTTCTAAAACAAAAAAATAG
- a CDS encoding deoxyguanosinetriphosphate triphosphohydrolase: protein MNLNQIFTNQRTGNNPHTIASRTDFQRDFDRIIFSAAFRRLQNKTQVFPLPGSVFVHNRLTHSLEVSSVGRSLGSIIGEFISENYVNELTEDSKNFYLHNLGNVIAAACLCHDVGNPAFGHSGEDAIASYFERNEKDLKPKFLEKEWADLVNFEGNANAIRVLAHQQQGKDEGGIQLTLTTLASIAKYPCEAIARQKGIIHRKKFGFFQNEKETFLEIAEKTNLICESNEPHIFKRHPFVWLVEAADDICYNIIDMEDAHRLGIVSTADCENLFLELIKSENQDTKRVEQKLTSISNDNERISYLRAKVINALINKSIETYKENFETILHGNLDRALLDIYKSNNKTLQDIESFSIEKIYNHKAVVEIENAGYNVMYELLDHFIPSVLKSKDERKSYDKMALKLLPNQFLYEGGTDYQKVLGVIDFVSGMTDNYATDLYRKIKGIDIGMTM, encoded by the coding sequence GCTTTTAGAAGATTACAAAATAAAACACAGGTCTTTCCACTTCCTGGAAGTGTTTTTGTACATAACCGTCTTACACATTCTTTAGAAGTTTCATCAGTTGGAAGAAGTTTGGGAAGTATTATTGGAGAGTTTATTTCTGAAAATTATGTGAATGAACTTACAGAAGATTCTAAAAATTTTTATCTGCATAATTTGGGCAATGTGATAGCGGCAGCATGTTTATGTCATGATGTAGGTAATCCCGCATTCGGACACTCAGGAGAAGATGCTATTGCAAGCTATTTTGAAAGAAATGAAAAGGATTTGAAACCTAAGTTTTTAGAGAAAGAATGGGCAGATTTGGTTAATTTTGAAGGGAATGCCAATGCGATAAGGGTTTTAGCTCATCAACAGCAAGGAAAGGATGAAGGCGGAATTCAGCTTACTTTAACGACACTGGCAAGTATTGCAAAATACCCTTGTGAAGCAATCGCCAGACAAAAAGGAATTATACACCGAAAAAAATTCGGGTTCTTTCAAAATGAAAAAGAAACATTCTTAGAGATCGCTGAAAAAACAAATCTGATATGTGAAAGTAATGAACCTCATATCTTTAAAAGGCATCCATTTGTGTGGCTCGTGGAAGCTGCGGATGACATCTGTTACAATATCATTGATATGGAAGATGCCCACCGATTGGGAATTGTTTCTACAGCAGATTGTGAGAATTTATTTTTAGAATTGATAAAATCTGAAAACCAAGATACAAAAAGAGTAGAGCAGAAGTTAACGTCTATTTCTAATGATAATGAAAGGATTTCCTATTTAAGGGCTAAAGTGATTAATGCACTGATCAACAAATCAATTGAAACCTATAAAGAGAATTTTGAAACAATTCTTCATGGTAATTTAGATAGGGCGTTACTTGATATTTATAAATCGAATAATAAAACACTACAGGATATTGAAAGTTTCTCTATTGAGAAGATCTACAATCATAAAGCTGTCGTTGAAATTGAAAATGCAGGATATAATGTAATGTATGAGTTGCTAGATCATTTTATTCCTTCTGTTTTAAAATCGAAAGACGAAAGAAAATCCTACGATAAAATGGCGTTAAAACTTTTACCTAATCAATTTCTATATGAGGGTGGAACAGATTATCAGAAAGTATTGGGGGTTATTGATTTTGTGTCGGGAATGACGGATAATTATGCTACTGATCTCTACAGAAAAATAAAGGGTATCGATATAGGGATGACCATGTAA
- a CDS encoding M43 family zinc metalloprotease, with protein sequence MTKSIISKISLTLSIFIVTGMVNAQNKKEIKFQKQSTEGNTDPRGIERCATNEYEDALKAKFPGRLTTEQFESWLAPLIEKAKLNKSQNGNVITIPVVVHVIHSGQNIGVAPNIPDAQVMSQITVMTNDFRKLANTPGFNSSLVGADTEIQFVLAKVDPNGNPTNGIDRKNLCQEYWSKDHIDSIVKPQTIWDPTKYMNMWSIDFARNGLLGYAQFPSNSSLAGLDANGGLANTDGVVAGYNTFGSIDYNDGTFIMQPGYDRGRTMTHEVGHFVGLRHIWGDATCGNDYCADTPTAHGANYSCNASIPSCDNPAVFEMVQNYMDYTNDTCMNIYTNDQKTRIRAVMDNSPRRKELKTSNTDQAIPLFANDAEIKYDGGCSIGVTNCGAGVLRLVIYNRGTSNLTSAVVSYSFNGGTAQNYNWTGNLAQDKSSVILIPVDNTITSSPVSVSIVSANGSADQRSTNNVSTGNYVKPVAPEYFATTTVTFKLLRDRYGRETRWNLKNSAGQVIKSGAYSNTPAGQPSPSLITQTWTLPLDCYVFTISDDFGDGLSDGGYVKLSTSTGQVIYHATDDFGFYGTKAFTTQNNLGIHETTKNNKFGIYPNPVNDILNIVNISGKTQFEIHNAVGQIVKKGNVNNSQIRVSDLTKGTYTITINNDKISESIKFIKK encoded by the coding sequence ATGACAAAATCTATTATTTCGAAAATTTCTTTAACTCTTTCCATTTTTATTGTTACCGGAATGGTGAACGCTCAAAATAAAAAAGAGATAAAGTTTCAAAAACAATCAACAGAAGGGAATACAGATCCCCGAGGTATTGAAAGATGTGCAACCAATGAATATGAAGATGCTTTAAAAGCGAAATTTCCGGGAAGACTAACAACAGAACAATTTGAATCCTGGTTAGCTCCTTTAATAGAAAAGGCTAAGCTGAATAAATCCCAAAACGGAAATGTTATTACCATACCTGTAGTAGTACACGTAATTCATAGTGGACAAAATATTGGAGTAGCTCCCAATATTCCAGATGCCCAGGTAATGTCTCAGATTACCGTTATGACTAATGATTTTAGAAAATTAGCCAATACTCCAGGTTTCAACTCCAGCCTAGTAGGAGCTGATACTGAAATACAATTCGTACTTGCTAAAGTAGATCCTAACGGAAACCCTACCAATGGCATTGACAGAAAAAATCTTTGTCAGGAATACTGGAGCAAAGATCATATTGATAGCATTGTAAAGCCTCAAACTATTTGGGATCCTACTAAATATATGAATATGTGGAGCATTGATTTCGCAAGAAATGGACTTTTAGGATATGCACAATTTCCTTCCAACTCCAGTCTTGCAGGATTAGATGCAAATGGAGGACTAGCTAATACAGATGGTGTGGTTGCCGGTTATAATACTTTTGGAAGTATAGATTATAACGACGGAACATTTATTATGCAACCTGGTTATGACAGAGGAAGAACAATGACCCATGAAGTTGGACATTTTGTAGGATTGAGACACATCTGGGGAGATGCAACATGTGGAAACGATTACTGTGCAGATACCCCTACTGCACACGGTGCCAATTACAGTTGTAATGCCAGTATTCCAAGCTGTGATAATCCAGCAGTATTTGAAATGGTTCAAAATTATATGGATTACACCAATGATACTTGTATGAATATTTATACTAATGATCAGAAGACAAGAATCAGGGCAGTGATGGACAATTCTCCAAGAAGAAAGGAATTGAAGACATCTAACACTGATCAGGCAATTCCATTGTTTGCAAACGATGCCGAAATAAAATATGACGGAGGCTGCTCAATAGGTGTTACTAATTGTGGAGCTGGTGTATTACGCCTTGTTATATATAACAGAGGAACAAGTAATTTGACCTCTGCAGTTGTTTCCTACTCATTTAATGGAGGAACGGCTCAAAATTATAACTGGACTGGTAATCTAGCTCAAGACAAATCAAGTGTAATCCTTATTCCTGTAGATAACACTATTACATCTTCACCTGTTTCTGTTTCTATAGTATCAGCTAATGGAAGTGCTGATCAAAGAAGTACGAATAATGTTTCAACAGGTAATTATGTAAAACCTGTAGCGCCTGAATATTTTGCAACAACTACTGTAACGTTCAAATTACTAAGAGACAGATATGGCAGAGAAACGAGATGGAATTTAAAAAATAGCGCTGGGCAAGTTATCAAATCCGGAGCTTACTCTAACACTCCAGCTGGACAACCAAGCCCCTCTTTAATCACTCAAACATGGACACTGCCATTGGATTGTTATGTATTCACAATCTCTGATGATTTTGGCGATGGATTAAGTGACGGAGGGTATGTAAAACTATCTACAAGTACTGGCCAGGTTATATATCATGCAACTGACGATTTTGGATTCTACGGAACTAAAGCATTTACGACTCAGAACAATCTGGGAATCCACGAAACTACTAAAAACAATAAGTTTGGTATATACCCTAATCCTGTAAATGATATCCTCAACATCGTTAACATCTCTGGAAAAACCCAATTTGAAATTCATAATGCAGTAGGACAGATTGTTAAAAAAGGGAACGTTAATAATAGCCAGATTCGTGTATCTGATTTAACCAAAGGAACCTATACCATCACAATAAATAATGATAAAATCTCTGAAAGCATTAAATTCATTAAGAAATAA